CACCCACAGCCCGCTGCTCCGGCACCGCAGCCGCCCGCCCCCGGCATCCCCGGCGACGGATACGGCTTCCCCCAGCCCTACCCCCAGGCACCGCAGCCACAGGCGCCCCAGCCATCGCCGCCGCAGGCGCACCCCGGTTTCCCGCAGCCGGGAATCCCGCAGCAGACGGACGGGCAGCCCCCGGCAGCCGCGCCCCAGGGACTCCCGCAGGGGGTGCCGCAAGGCGCGCCGCAGGGCTTCCCCGGCCAGTTCCCCCAGCCGCCCGCGCCGCAGGCCCCGCACGCACCGCAGACTCCTCAGCCGCCGGCGCCCGACGCCTTGCAGGCGCAGCAGCCGCACGCACCGCAACCGCCCCAGCAGCCGGTCGACCCCCGGGCCGGGGCCGCCTGGCCGCAGCCGATCCAGCACGACCAGCGGCAGCCGGTCAACCCCGGTGCCGCGCCGCTGGGTTACACCGCCGCCGTGGAGCTGTCCTCCGACCGGCTGCTGAACAACAAGAGGCAGAAGGCCAAGAGCGGCCGGCCGGCCGCCGCCTCCTCCCGCTTCAAGCTCGGCGGCAAGAAGGAGGAGGCCGAGCGACAGCGCAAGCTGGAGCTGATCCGCACGCCGGTGCTGTCCTGCTACCGGATCGCCGTGATCAGCCTCAAGGGCGGCGTCGGCAAGACCACGACCACCACCGCGCTCGGCTCCACCCTCGCCACCGAACGCCAGGACAAGATCCTGGCGATCGACGCCAACCCGGACGCCGGTACGCTCGGCCGCCGGGTGCGGCGCGAGACCGGGGCGACGATCCGTGACCTCGTCCAGGCGATCCCGTACCTCAACTCGTACATGGACATCCGGCGGTTCACCTCGCAGGCGCCGTCCGGCCTGGAGATCATCGCCAACGACGTCGACCCTGCCGTGTCCACGACCTTCAACGACGAGGACTACCGGCGTGCGATAGAGGTGCTCGGCAACCAGTACCCGATCATCCTCACCGACTCCGGTACCGGGCTGCTCTACAGCGCCATGCGTGGTGTGCTCGACCTCGCCGATCAGCTCATCATCATCTCGACACCGTCCGTGGACGGTGCGAGCAGCGCCAGTACGACGCTGGACTGGCTGTCCGCGCACGGGTACGCGGAGTTGGTCTCGCGCTCCCTCACCGTCATCTCCGGGGTGCGCGAGACCGGCAAGATGATCAAGGTGGACGACATCGTGTCCCACTTCGAGACCCGCTGCCGCGGTGTCGTCGTCGTGCCGTTCGACGAGCACCTGGCGGCCGGCGCCGAGGTCGACCTCGACATGATGCGGCCCAAGGTCCGGGAGGCGTACTTCAACCTCACGGCGCTGGTCGCCGAGGACTTCATCCGCCACCAGCAGCGCCAGGGGCTGTGGACCAGCGACGGCAACCCGCCTCCGGTGGCCGCCCCGCCCATGCCGGGCCAGCAGATGCCGGGGCAACAGATGCCGGGCCAGCAGCCGTACCCGCAGGCGGGGCAGCAGCCGTACCCGCAGGCGGGGCAGCCCGACCCGGGTCATCCGTACCCCCAACAGGGCCCCTACCCCCAGCAGCCGGGGCAGCCGTACC
This Streptomyces sp. NBC_00377 DNA region includes the following protein-coding sequences:
- a CDS encoding AAA family ATPase, which translates into the protein MRFSAAALKREIAENAAAVRAEPEHPAQPDAEAADSTSTGSVPPEDAGAASTVGTSDTAVTADTADTAAEAGNAGVGNGNEAAARIAEPQAAADGTTHADGESATAPEPSGAGTQSDETVSEDEPTIQDAEAVTGPAPDGAAVDEDAVPPHVSTAEQPSDAVPTGASEPQDGPEGPQNAPAGAPQGSVPAAPTAWTPPPAPHSELPPLPPSYQPAAPAPAAQWPAQPQPTDVGAPVPAQQPPFPQPPLQPPVQPQAAPPAPVGWNPPAQEPAPAAPQPGYGFPQPPAPAPAAQQPPAPQQPGYGFPPPGAAQAPAPQAQPAPPAPGTPGGYGFPPPTDAPAAPTGYGFPQQNTGPTAPPAAPNPHPQPAAPAPQPPAPGIPRDGYGFPQPTQAPAPPAAHTTAEAAPPAPQPSVPGTPGGYGFPPPTDAPAAPTGYGFPQQNTGPTAPPAAPNPHPQPAAPAPQPPAPGIPGDGYGFPQPYPQAPQPQAPQPSPPQAHPGFPQPGIPQQTDGQPPAAAPQGLPQGVPQGAPQGFPGQFPQPPAPQAPHAPQTPQPPAPDALQAQQPHAPQPPQQPVDPRAGAAWPQPIQHDQRQPVNPGAAPLGYTAAVELSSDRLLNNKRQKAKSGRPAAASSRFKLGGKKEEAERQRKLELIRTPVLSCYRIAVISLKGGVGKTTTTTALGSTLATERQDKILAIDANPDAGTLGRRVRRETGATIRDLVQAIPYLNSYMDIRRFTSQAPSGLEIIANDVDPAVSTTFNDEDYRRAIEVLGNQYPIILTDSGTGLLYSAMRGVLDLADQLIIISTPSVDGASSASTTLDWLSAHGYAELVSRSLTVISGVRETGKMIKVDDIVSHFETRCRGVVVVPFDEHLAAGAEVDLDMMRPKVREAYFNLTALVAEDFIRHQQRQGLWTSDGNPPPVAAPPMPGQQMPGQQMPGQQPYPQAGQQPYPQAGQPDPGHPYPQQGPYPQQPGQPYPQQPQPGQEPYPQAQPEPQQPQPGYPPPGYGYPQQPQAPQPGRPGQPPQQ